In Candidatus Bathyarchaeota archaeon, one genomic interval encodes:
- a CDS encoding 3-hydroxyacyl-CoA dehydrogenase family protein has protein sequence MEVKKIAVLGAGLMGHGICQVAAQSGFQVHLRDIEQRFVDNGMQMIRKSLARFESKGKLTHEQVNEILSRIHTTLSLEEAVKDADLIVEAVPEKPEIKTSVYKEADKYAPPHAIIASNTSSISITQLGSATKRPERVCGMHFFNPPQLMRLVEVIRGIKTSDETIQTVLDMAQKMGKETVLVKKDSPGFIVNRILIPALNEAVALYWEGVAGRDDIDKAIKLGLNWPMGPLMLLDYIGADTTLSIAEVLTKGINPKFHPTAGLKQMVRANLLGRKTGKGFYDWTEKK, from the coding sequence ATGGAAGTTAAGAAAATTGCGGTATTAGGTGCTGGATTGATGGGACACGGAATCTGTCAAGTCGCTGCGCAAAGCGGATTCCAAGTACACCTCAGGGACATCGAACAACGTTTCGTCGACAATGGTATGCAGATGATACGCAAGAGTCTAGCCAGATTTGAGAGCAAAGGCAAACTTACACATGAACAAGTGAATGAAATTCTGAGCCGAATTCACACAACACTCAGCTTGGAAGAAGCCGTAAAAGACGCCGACTTGATTGTCGAAGCAGTTCCCGAAAAACCAGAAATAAAAACATCTGTCTATAAAGAAGCCGACAAATATGCACCGCCCCACGCGATAATTGCGTCAAACACCAGCTCCATTAGCATCACACAACTCGGATCCGCCACCAAAAGACCCGAAAGAGTGTGTGGCATGCACTTTTTCAACCCCCCACAACTGATGCGGCTCGTAGAAGTGATAAGAGGCATCAAAACCTCAGACGAAACAATCCAGACAGTGTTAGACATGGCGCAAAAAATGGGAAAAGAGACGGTGCTGGTTAAGAAAGACAGCCCAGGCTTTATTGTAAACCGAATACTAATCCCAGCCTTGAACGAAGCAGTGGCGCTTTACTGGGAGGGTGTGGCAGGCAGAGATGATATAGATAAGGCAATCAAGCTTGGGTTGAACTGGCCTATGGGACCCCTAATGCTATTAGACTATATAGGCGCAGACACTACTCTGTCAATTGCCGAAGTGCTAACCAAAGGAATCAACCCAAAATTTCACCCTACCGCTGGCTTGAAACAGATGGTGCGCGCAAACCTGCTGGGACGCAAAACGGGAAAGGGCTTTTACGACTGGACGGAGAAAAAATAG
- a CDS encoding enoyl-CoA hydratase-related protein, protein MEFQFIIYEKSEGIATITLNRPEALNAWSKELAKEFLTALDDARKDENVKVVVITGAGEKAFSAGADIKAMKGMNALKARALSQMGYEVCNAIESIEKPVIAAINGYALGGGMEVSMACDFRIASEKARMGQTEINIGLIPGWGGTQRLTRLVGKAKAKELVYTGKIIDANTAFQYGLVGKVVPAEEFMMAVRQFAKELAGKAPVALKVAKSLIETGIDVDLKAALALEREGFGVVASSEDLQEGVSAFIEKRKPTWKGK, encoded by the coding sequence ATGGAATTCCAGTTTATAATATATGAGAAAAGTGAAGGAATAGCCACGATAACGCTGAACCGCCCAGAGGCACTAAACGCGTGGAGCAAAGAACTAGCTAAAGAATTTCTAACCGCTTTGGATGACGCGCGGAAAGACGAAAATGTAAAAGTGGTTGTCATCACTGGGGCTGGGGAGAAAGCGTTTTCGGCGGGGGCAGACATCAAAGCCATGAAAGGCATGAATGCTCTAAAAGCCAGAGCGTTGTCGCAGATGGGTTATGAAGTCTGCAACGCTATAGAGAGCATCGAGAAGCCTGTGATTGCTGCAATCAATGGTTACGCGTTAGGTGGAGGTATGGAAGTTTCTATGGCTTGTGACTTCCGTATCGCCAGCGAGAAGGCACGGATGGGGCAGACTGAAATTAACATTGGTCTTATTCCGGGTTGGGGTGGAACTCAACGTCTCACTAGGCTTGTTGGTAAGGCTAAAGCCAAGGAGCTTGTGTACACTGGGAAGATAATTGACGCTAATACTGCCTTTCAATATGGTCTGGTAGGTAAGGTGGTGCCTGCTGAAGAATTTATGATGGCTGTCCGGCAGTTTGCTAAGGAATTGGCTGGCAAGGCTCCTGTAGCGTTGAAAGTGGCGAAATCTCTCATAGAAACGGGGATAGACGTAGACTTGAAGGCGGCATTGGCTCTGGAACGTGAGGGCTTTGGTGTGGTGGCGTCCAGTGAAGACTTGCAAGAAGGCGTTTCAGCCTTTATCGAAAAAAGAAAACCCACTTGGAAAGGCAAATAA
- a CDS encoding acyl-CoA dehydrogenase family protein produces MQFEFNEEQKEIKRAAREFCEKEFPPELALEFDQKEEFPMQLYKKAAKLGFTSMRIPEEYGGQGYGLVEDCIVVEEMCRVDPGLGTAVSLGNLMIPDILLKHGTDEQKAKVIPPLAKGDATSAAAFTEPEHGSDITRMDTTAVKNGDEWVINGGKEFITNAPIADFLVLLCQTDPNVSPPHKGQSLFLVEKGRHGLEATKLHGKMGIKPCITGSLALSDLKVPEGNLVGELNRGFYYALELFNGTRITVAAQAVGMAQGAFERAFQYAKNRKQFGAPIIKFQAISFKLVEMATKIEAARLLTYKAAWLYDQGKVSPMATSMAKAYAGRVAMEVTDEAIQVHGGYGYLADYHLERFHRCAKITEIYEGTTEMQKLTILNQLMKSM; encoded by the coding sequence GTGCAATTTGAATTTAACGAAGAACAAAAGGAAATTAAAAGAGCTGCCCGGGAATTCTGCGAAAAGGAATTCCCCCCTGAACTGGCTTTAGAATTTGACCAAAAAGAAGAATTCCCCATGCAACTCTACAAAAAAGCAGCCAAACTCGGATTCACAAGCATGAGAATCCCAGAAGAATACGGTGGGCAAGGCTATGGTCTAGTTGAAGATTGCATAGTAGTGGAAGAAATGTGCAGAGTAGACCCAGGACTCGGCACGGCAGTGTCCCTTGGAAACCTCATGATTCCCGACATTCTCCTAAAACATGGAACAGACGAGCAGAAGGCAAAGGTCATTCCACCCTTAGCCAAAGGCGACGCCACATCCGCTGCAGCATTCACAGAACCCGAACATGGAAGCGACATAACTCGCATGGACACAACAGCTGTTAAAAACGGAGATGAATGGGTTATCAATGGAGGCAAAGAATTCATAACTAACGCTCCCATAGCAGATTTCCTTGTCTTATTGTGCCAAACAGACCCCAACGTCTCGCCACCACACAAAGGGCAAAGTCTCTTTTTAGTAGAAAAGGGCAGGCATGGACTGGAAGCAACGAAACTTCATGGCAAAATGGGAATCAAGCCATGCATTACAGGTTCACTTGCTCTGAGTGACCTCAAGGTGCCGGAAGGCAATCTAGTAGGTGAACTGAATAGAGGATTCTATTATGCACTAGAGCTTTTCAACGGGACACGAATCACTGTAGCTGCCCAAGCCGTAGGCATGGCTCAAGGAGCCTTTGAGAGGGCGTTCCAGTATGCTAAGAACCGAAAACAGTTTGGTGCTCCAATAATTAAGTTCCAAGCTATATCCTTTAAACTAGTAGAGATGGCGACAAAAATTGAAGCAGCAAGATTGCTAACTTACAAGGCTGCTTGGCTTTACGACCAAGGAAAAGTTAGCCCTATGGCAACGTCTATGGCTAAAGCTTATGCTGGCAGAGTCGCCATGGAAGTTACAGATGAAGCCATCCAAGTACATGGAGGATATGGCTACTTGGCGGATTATCACCTAGAGCGTTTCCACCGTTGCGCGAAAATAACGGAGATTTATGAGGGAACGACAGAAATGCAGAAGCTTACTATACTAAACCAACTAATGAAGTCGATGTAG
- a CDS encoding acyl-CoA/acyl-ACP dehydrogenase, whose product MDFELTVEQKMIVQAASEIAQDFGPEYWREKDKNHTFPEDFWKTLVDAGFVGIVIPEKYGGGGMGMFEMILAMETLTSESCGLAGIWFLCLTTLFGGLSIVKHGNESQKERYLPKICRGMEFCMALTEPDAGTNTLNTQTMAVEEGGEYVINGQKTFISGADRAKGMLLITRTTPIEKAPKRTLGLSLFLVDLPNPAIEVIPIEKHGIHYSQSCDVYISDLKVPEENLLGEKDKGWYLVLDTLNPERMSFSAAAGGIGLLAIKKAVEYAKQRNVFGAPIGSYQAIQFPLAEAKAKIEAARLLNYRAAWLYDKGQRCGAEANMAKVAAVDAGIQAVYHAMQTLGGYGYAVEYDIERWWREVNMIRLAPVTHQMALAFIGEHVLGLPKSY is encoded by the coding sequence TTGGACTTTGAGTTGACTGTTGAACAAAAAATGATAGTTCAAGCAGCCTCTGAAATAGCTCAGGACTTTGGTCCAGAATATTGGAGAGAAAAAGACAAGAATCACACATTTCCTGAAGATTTCTGGAAGACTTTGGTTGATGCTGGTTTTGTAGGAATTGTCATTCCCGAAAAATATGGTGGAGGCGGGATGGGAATGTTTGAAATGATTTTAGCCATGGAAACTTTGACTTCTGAAAGCTGCGGATTGGCTGGGATATGGTTTCTGTGCTTGACTACTCTTTTCGGAGGCTTGTCGATAGTTAAACATGGGAACGAGAGTCAAAAAGAAAGGTACTTGCCTAAAATATGTAGGGGCATGGAGTTCTGTATGGCTTTAACAGAGCCTGACGCTGGAACGAATACTTTGAACACGCAGACAATGGCGGTTGAGGAAGGAGGAGAATATGTTATCAACGGACAGAAAACCTTCATTTCAGGCGCAGACAGGGCAAAAGGAATGCTGCTCATAACAAGAACCACTCCCATAGAAAAAGCTCCAAAAAGAACCTTAGGCTTAAGCCTCTTCCTCGTAGACCTACCCAACCCAGCAATCGAAGTTATCCCCATAGAGAAACATGGAATCCACTACTCACAAAGCTGTGACGTTTACATAAGCGACCTTAAGGTTCCTGAGGAAAATCTGCTAGGTGAGAAAGACAAAGGCTGGTATCTCGTGTTAGATACTTTAAACCCTGAAAGAATGTCTTTTTCGGCAGCTGCCGGAGGTATCGGGCTTTTGGCCATTAAAAAGGCTGTTGAGTATGCGAAGCAAAGAAACGTTTTTGGAGCTCCTATTGGCTCTTATCAGGCTATTCAGTTTCCGCTTGCAGAGGCAAAAGCGAAGATTGAGGCTGCTAGACTGCTTAATTATAGGGCTGCCTGGCTTTATGACAAGGGACAACGTTGCGGTGCTGAGGCGAACATGGCTAAGGTTGCCGCAGTTGATGCAGGTATTCAAGCTGTCTATCATGCTATGCAAACTCTTGGTGGCTATGGGTACGCTGTGGAGTACGATATAGAACGTTGGTGGAGAGAAGTAAACATGATTAGACTTGCACCGGTAACCCATCAGATGGCGTTGGCGTTTATCGGTGAGCACGTTTTGGGTTTGCCGAAGTCCTACTAG
- a CDS encoding DNA-directed DNA polymerase I — protein MAKQTGLSEFFKSTLTTLEKKKKESTIQVSETREKRETREKVLKQEDPKQLPPSYFVSASYDGKRGIGFIKLYEPKSKRIYLWHDTTGHKPYLLTNLSPYELDQLESVKTHTGFDHFETIEKFNPLLDKTVTLTKVVAKDPLAIGGRPRGCLREIIPEEHAKVAEPEQSEAKVWEAAIKYYQCYIYDRNLVPGMLYSIENGELVPAKVDAAENAVQKLQALFSDESAKEGEYIERWARLLEYPAPSFRRVALDIEVFSPVATRVPDPHEAPYPVICASLVTSDGDYRVLLLKRKGVRNGMEKLLPDTKVEFFDSEEDLLQAIFEVLRDYPFVITFNGDDFDLPYLAHRALKFGMPRSAVPIEVGRRVCLLKNGVHIDLYKFFYNRSIQIYAFSNKYRDVTLNDVGKALTGMSKIELSKPFAELNYSELACYCLRDAEITFKLTNFNNDLTMKLILVLARISKMPMENVSRQGVSRWIRNFMYFEHRRFGMLIPNTEDILALKGKTATTAIIKGKKYKGAIVVEPVPGVHFNVAVMDFASLYPSIIKVWNMGYQTILCPHEECKDNIVPDTPHWVCRKNKALESLLIGSLRDLRVKWYKPKAKDKTLSADVRNWYSVIQSALKVILNASYGVFGAEAFDLYCPPVAEATAAIARHSLTQIVDKARKLGIEVLYGDTDSVFLKNPSEEQIGELAGWSKRELKMSLDVDKLYRYAVFSSRKKNYLGVLEDGSVDVKGLTGKKKHIPQFIKDAFGEMKERLSTVGSSAEFEVAKKDIKKIVLDRYTRLRRRGWDHLGDLAFHVVLGAAPEHYRKTTPQHVMAARILKDKNIEMKAGDLVSFVKIKPKEMAVRKKKELVSVMPIQFATDSEVDLDKYVAYLQSTFDQVLDALGLEFDEIIGLTKLERFM, from the coding sequence ATGGCGAAACAAACGGGACTAAGCGAGTTTTTCAAATCCACACTCACAACGTTGGAAAAGAAGAAAAAAGAATCAACTATACAGGTATCAGAGACTAGAGAGAAGAGAGAAACTAGAGAAAAAGTTCTGAAGCAGGAAGACCCAAAGCAGCTTCCACCTTCATATTTCGTTTCCGCCTCCTATGACGGCAAAAGAGGGATCGGTTTTATTAAGCTATATGAGCCAAAGTCTAAACGCATCTACCTTTGGCACGACACAACTGGACATAAACCATACCTGCTAACAAACCTGTCACCATATGAACTAGACCAACTGGAATCTGTAAAGACGCATACAGGCTTCGACCATTTCGAAACAATAGAGAAATTTAACCCCCTTCTGGACAAAACCGTAACTTTGACAAAGGTGGTGGCGAAAGACCCCTTAGCAATTGGAGGCAGACCAAGAGGCTGCCTACGCGAGATTATTCCCGAAGAACACGCTAAGGTTGCTGAACCTGAGCAGTCAGAAGCGAAAGTTTGGGAAGCTGCGATCAAATATTATCAATGCTACATCTACGACCGCAATCTAGTGCCAGGCATGCTATACAGTATTGAAAACGGCGAACTGGTGCCGGCAAAGGTGGACGCTGCAGAAAATGCCGTGCAAAAGCTTCAAGCTCTGTTTAGCGACGAATCAGCAAAAGAAGGGGAATATATTGAGCGATGGGCACGTTTGCTGGAGTATCCTGCACCATCATTTAGGCGCGTGGCTTTGGACATTGAAGTTTTCTCTCCAGTGGCTACACGTGTGCCTGATCCTCATGAAGCGCCTTACCCGGTTATTTGCGCTTCCTTGGTGACTTCAGATGGCGATTATCGGGTTTTATTGTTGAAGCGGAAGGGTGTAAGAAATGGAATGGAAAAACTGCTTCCCGACACTAAAGTGGAGTTTTTTGATTCTGAAGAGGATCTTCTTCAGGCGATTTTTGAGGTCTTGCGGGATTATCCTTTTGTTATTACTTTCAACGGCGACGACTTCGATTTACCATATTTGGCGCATAGGGCGTTAAAGTTTGGTATGCCAAGAAGCGCGGTTCCTATCGAGGTTGGTCGTCGTGTTTGCTTGCTGAAAAACGGCGTTCACATTGACCTGTACAAGTTTTTCTACAATCGCTCCATCCAGATTTATGCGTTCAGCAACAAATATCGCGACGTAACTCTCAATGATGTTGGCAAGGCTTTGACTGGTATGTCTAAGATTGAGTTAAGCAAACCTTTCGCTGAGTTGAACTATTCTGAGTTGGCGTGTTATTGTCTTCGTGATGCGGAGATTACTTTCAAGTTGACGAATTTCAACAATGACCTTACGATGAAGTTGATTCTGGTGCTTGCACGGATTAGCAAGATGCCTATGGAAAACGTTAGCAGGCAAGGAGTGTCGCGTTGGATTAGGAATTTTATGTACTTTGAGCATCGAAGATTCGGTATGCTGATTCCTAACACGGAGGATATTCTGGCTTTGAAGGGTAAGACGGCTACAACTGCCATAATCAAAGGTAAGAAGTATAAGGGTGCTATTGTGGTTGAGCCAGTACCTGGGGTTCATTTTAACGTTGCAGTGATGGATTTTGCAAGCCTATATCCTTCTATCATTAAGGTTTGGAATATGGGTTATCAAACGATACTTTGTCCTCATGAAGAATGCAAAGATAACATCGTGCCTGATACTCCGCATTGGGTTTGTCGCAAGAATAAGGCTTTGGAAAGCTTGCTTATTGGCTCATTAAGAGATCTGAGGGTGAAGTGGTATAAGCCGAAGGCGAAGGATAAGACGTTGTCGGCGGATGTTCGGAACTGGTACAGTGTTATTCAGAGTGCTTTGAAGGTTATCTTGAATGCGAGTTATGGGGTGTTTGGGGCTGAGGCTTTTGACTTGTATTGTCCTCCTGTTGCGGAGGCGACCGCTGCCATTGCACGGCATTCCTTGACGCAGATTGTAGACAAGGCGAGGAAACTGGGTATTGAGGTGTTGTATGGTGACACGGATAGTGTATTTTTGAAGAACCCTTCTGAGGAGCAAATCGGGGAGTTGGCGGGGTGGTCTAAAAGGGAGTTGAAGATGAGTTTGGACGTTGACAAACTTTATCGTTATGCTGTTTTTAGCTCTCGCAAGAAGAATTATTTGGGCGTTCTCGAAGATGGCAGCGTTGACGTTAAGGGTTTAACAGGAAAGAAGAAGCATATTCCCCAGTTTATTAAAGACGCTTTTGGCGAGATGAAGGAGAGGCTTAGCACGGTGGGGTCTTCTGCTGAATTTGAGGTGGCTAAAAAGGATATTAAGAAAATAGTTTTGGACCGCTATACACGTCTGAGAAGACGGGGATGGGATCATCTGGGTGATTTAGCGTTTCATGTGGTGCTTGGAGCGGCGCCTGAACATTATAGGAAAACTACGCCTCAACATGTGATGGCGGCGAGAATATTGAAGGATAAGAATATTGAGATGAAGGCTGGAGATCTTGTGAGTTTTGTAAAGATTAAACCTAAGGAGATGGCTGTTAGAAAAAAGAAGGAGTTAGTTAGCGTGATGCCGATACAGTTTGCAACAGACAGCGAAGTTGATTTAGACAAATACGTTGCCTATCTGCAGTCCACCTTCGACCAAGTACTGGATGCGTTAGGATTAGAATTCGACGAAATTATTGGATTAACTAAACTAGAAAGATTCATGTGA
- the map gene encoding type II methionyl aminopeptidase has product MSLPKDVFEKHQRAGKITREVREKMRSFVREGMPIIEVCEEAEGLIREKGGQLAFPCNVSINEVAAHYTSPPNDKRVIPPNSLVKVDLGTHLDGYIADTAVTICFNPEHENLVRAAEEALKVAVKTVYAGISTSKLGSAIEKTIKTYGGCKPVSNLTGHQIGRYLIHTGKSIPNVSHLIGSKIREGEVVAIEPFVTVANAAGKVRNGDETTIFRFVKRRLLKNSYAKHLLDYVEENFRTLPFSERWLKKVVPKEQYFAAFQELLRSKCLMSYPVFIEASGKPVAQAEHTLLIVKNGCRVLT; this is encoded by the coding sequence ATGAGTCTTCCAAAAGACGTATTTGAAAAACATCAACGTGCTGGAAAGATTACGAGAGAAGTGCGAGAGAAAATGAGGAGTTTTGTGCGTGAAGGAATGCCTATAATTGAGGTTTGTGAAGAAGCAGAAGGATTAATTCGTGAGAAGGGTGGACAACTAGCTTTTCCATGTAACGTCTCTATTAACGAGGTTGCAGCCCACTATACATCGCCTCCAAACGACAAACGCGTCATTCCACCAAACTCTCTTGTAAAAGTAGATCTTGGCACACACTTAGATGGATACATTGCAGACACTGCGGTTACAATATGTTTCAATCCCGAACATGAAAACCTTGTACGAGCAGCCGAAGAAGCTCTAAAAGTCGCAGTTAAAACAGTTTACGCTGGAATATCAACATCAAAACTTGGCTCAGCAATAGAAAAAACCATCAAAACATATGGTGGATGCAAGCCTGTCTCAAACCTGACAGGGCATCAAATTGGGCGATATCTGATTCACACGGGGAAATCTATACCAAATGTTTCACACCTCATAGGCTCTAAGATAAGAGAAGGTGAAGTCGTGGCGATCGAACCTTTCGTTACAGTTGCTAACGCAGCGGGCAAAGTTAGAAACGGAGATGAAACAACGATCTTTAGATTCGTGAAACGTAGATTATTGAAAAACTCCTATGCAAAACACCTTCTTGACTACGTCGAAGAGAACTTTAGGACTCTGCCATTTTCGGAACGCTGGTTGAAGAAAGTTGTGCCTAAAGAACAGTATTTCGCCGCGTTTCAAGAACTTCTCCGTTCCAAATGTTTAATGTCTTATCCCGTCTTCATTGAAGCTAGCGGAAAACCTGTAGCACAAGCAGAGCATACGCTTTTAATTGTAAAAAATGGCTGCAGGGTTTTGACTTAA
- a CDS encoding flavin reductase family protein → MGKKKIETPLSNAYRFLHPMHTVLVTCAEKAGKANIITLAWAMPTSINPPLVAISIKPSRHSYKLIRETQEFAVNIPTMEIVKETLFCGRRSGKNHDKFKETKLTSLPAKTIKAPIIKECVAYLECKLQQMFVTGDHTIFVGEVIEAYSNEESFKEEFDIEKTKLIYHLGGNKFATLIPKIVEPSL, encoded by the coding sequence TTGGGAAAAAAGAAAATCGAGACTCCCCTTTCTAATGCCTACAGATTCTTGCATCCAATGCACACAGTACTAGTAACTTGTGCTGAAAAAGCTGGAAAAGCAAACATCATCACATTAGCATGGGCAATGCCTACATCAATCAATCCACCTCTAGTTGCCATAAGCATCAAACCAAGCCGCCACTCGTACAAACTCATCAGAGAAACACAAGAATTCGCTGTAAACATTCCAACCATGGAAATCGTGAAAGAAACATTGTTTTGCGGCAGACGAAGTGGAAAAAACCACGACAAGTTCAAAGAAACGAAACTAACATCCCTGCCGGCTAAAACCATTAAAGCACCTATAATTAAAGAATGTGTTGCTTACCTGGAATGCAAGCTACAGCAAATGTTCGTAACAGGCGACCACACCATTTTTGTCGGCGAGGTAATAGAAGCATACTCGAATGAAGAAAGCTTCAAAGAAGAATTTGACATAGAAAAAACAAAGCTCATCTATCATCTCGGTGGGAACAAATTTGCCACTCTTATACCAAAAATAGTTGAGCCATCTCTCTAG
- a CDS encoding tryptophan--tRNA ligase: MKDPKQAMITMPNEEEMIVTPWEVRGKVDYDKLIRQFGTQPITNKLLKRLQKHVGELHPQLRRKLFFSHRDLDTILDLYEKDKKFVLYTGRGPSGPVHVGHLVPWIFTKYLQDKFKTRLYFQMTDDEKFVIEQHLKLDETTKFAHDNALDLIALGFKPENTYIIFDVKDIALLYDIALEVAKRVTYSTTKAAFGFQDSTNIGWIFWPAIQSVPCFIHAKLTGENVPSLIPAAIDQDPYWRVTRDIAPKLGYCKPAQIHCRFVPGLGKGGKMSASEPETCIFTTDTPETIKKKIWNAFTGGKPSVKEQRKLGGEPDICTIYQYFLYLFEESDEKLAELVRKCRCGEITCGDCKALLTERVTNFLLKHQKKREKARNVVEDFFITR; the protein is encoded by the coding sequence ATGAAAGACCCTAAACAAGCGATGATCACCATGCCAAACGAAGAAGAAATGATAGTCACCCCTTGGGAGGTAAGAGGAAAAGTCGACTACGACAAACTAATTCGCCAATTCGGCACCCAACCAATAACCAACAAACTACTAAAAAGACTCCAAAAACACGTGGGAGAACTCCACCCACAACTGAGACGAAAACTGTTTTTCTCACACCGAGACCTAGACACCATCCTAGACCTCTATGAAAAAGACAAAAAATTCGTCTTATACACCGGCAGAGGACCATCAGGCCCAGTACACGTAGGCCACCTCGTACCATGGATCTTCACAAAATACCTCCAAGACAAATTCAAGACAAGACTCTACTTTCAAATGACCGACGACGAAAAATTCGTCATAGAACAACACCTCAAACTCGACGAAACAACAAAATTTGCCCACGACAACGCTTTAGACCTTATTGCCCTAGGATTCAAACCAGAAAACACCTACATCATTTTCGACGTCAAAGACATAGCACTTCTCTACGATATCGCCCTCGAAGTTGCCAAACGCGTTACCTATTCAACAACAAAAGCCGCTTTCGGCTTCCAAGACAGCACAAACATAGGATGGATTTTCTGGCCGGCAATTCAATCGGTTCCATGCTTCATCCACGCAAAACTAACAGGCGAAAACGTGCCCAGTCTCATTCCCGCTGCCATCGACCAAGATCCCTACTGGCGCGTTACCCGAGACATAGCACCCAAACTAGGCTATTGCAAGCCAGCCCAAATCCACTGCCGCTTCGTGCCAGGCCTCGGAAAAGGCGGAAAAATGAGCGCCTCCGAACCAGAAACATGCATATTCACAACTGACACTCCAGAAACAATCAAAAAGAAAATCTGGAATGCATTTACAGGAGGTAAACCCAGTGTTAAGGAGCAGAGAAAGCTCGGCGGCGAACCTGACATCTGCACCATATATCAGTATTTCCTCTATCTTTTCGAAGAAAGCGATGAAAAACTTGCCGAACTAGTAAGAAAGTGCAGGTGTGGAGAAATCACCTGTGGTGACTGCAAAGCATTACTAACCGAAAGAGTTACGAATTTCCTTTTGAAACATCAAAAGAAAAGAGAAAAGGCCAGGAATGTTGTCGAGGATTTCTTCATAACACGCTAA